The following are encoded together in the Daucus carota subsp. sativus chromosome 5, DH1 v3.0, whole genome shotgun sequence genome:
- the LOC108219783 gene encoding homeobox-leucine zipper protein HAT5 isoform X2, with protein MVSFKDISGRMHSERSFFRSFGQDGNEDEDFDEYFHQPEKKRRLKADQIEFLEKSFEADNKLEPERKVKLAKDIGLQPRQVAIWFQNRRARWKNKSLERDYEVLQDSYNSLKAQYENLVKEKDKLKDQVLDLTDKLKEKEKECLDVVNTQTLSESPQQERVGIEVSKGEVSIESISTYKQEDNLSVKSDLVNSDSSNYTDGVRSSLLEPGDSSNFFDMDQSDRSQDEEDNLRRLLLPPLAYMFPMIGDISSPDLPASTCSSGLPIEEEPYDFWAY; from the exons atggttagttttaaggatATAAGTGGAAGAATGCATTCGGAGAGATCGTTCTTTCGGTCATTTGGTCAGGATGGTAATGAGGATGAAGACTTTGATGAATACTTTCACCAACCTGAGAAGAAGAGGCGGCTTAAAGCTGACCAAATCGAATTTCTAGAGAAAAGTTTCGAGGCTGACAACAAGCTTGAACCAGAACGAAAGGTCAAACTTGCAAAAGACATTGGTTTGCAGCCTCGGCAGGTCGCAATATGGTTTCAGAACCGCCGAGCTCGCTGGAAGAATAAATCACTAGAAAGAGATTATGAAGTACTGCAGGATAGCTACAACAGTCTTAAAGCACAATATGAAAACCTCGTCAAGGAGAAGGATAAGTTAAAAGATCAG GTTCTTGACCTAACAGACAAGctcaaagaaaaagagaaagaatgTTTAGACGTTGTAAATACCCAAACATTGTCCGAATCCCCACAACAAGAACGCGTTGGAATTGAGGTTTCCAAGGGTGAAGTATCAATTGAATCAATTTCAACCTACAAACAAGAGGACAATCTCTCGGTCAAAAGTGACCTAGTCAATTCGGACAGCTCAAATTACACTGATGGAGTTCGTTCCTCTCTTTTAGAGCCAGGCGATTCCTCAAACTTTTTTGATATGGACCAGTCAGATAGGTCTCAAGATGAAGAAGACAACTTAAGAAGGCTTCTGTTGCCTCCGCTAGCTTACATGTTTCCTATGATCGGAGACATTAGTTCCCCGGACCTACCTGCCAGTACTTGTTCCTCTGGCTTACCAATTGAAGAAGAACCTTATGATTTCTGGGCTTACTAA
- the LOC108222340 gene encoding uncharacterized protein LOC108222340, with amino-acid sequence MATTSVMKGGAGKKCSTTAMLEELVPPSGWSQDSDSHYLVLDLPGFKKEEVRLQVNNRGEIITSGERQTVGDRLIIRFSQTFKIPENSITEKITGKFEGEVLYVTVPKLKKDKDIAKINNTVKLRKKPKTEDNIAQPCNVSQPKNDNDDITQTSNIPKPKNEDNITKSSHIEGNVSNKNHCKIAEKVTFDGKGIITEDWNLTEESGMVLQSVVKNLKENKGILITAVLAFSLGVLVSRKFSK; translated from the exons ATGGCAACTACTAGCGTCATGAAGGGCGGTGCTGGCAAGAAATGCTCCACCACCGCTATGCTAGAAGAGCTCGTGCCTCCTTCGGGTTGGAGTCAGGACTCAGATTCTCATTATCTTGTCCTTGATCTGCCAG GTTTCAAGAAGGAAGAAGTGAGACTTCAAGTGAATAACCGGGGAGAGATCATCACGAGCGGTGAAAGGCAAACAGTCGGAGACAGACTGATTATCCGTTTCTCGCAAACCTTTAAAATACCAGAAAATTCAATTACTGAGAAGATCACTGGGAAGTTTGAAGGTGAGGTATTGTACGTAACAGTCCCAAAGCTAAAAAAGGACAAGGACATTGCCAAAATAAACAACACTGTGAAGCTACGAAAGAAGCCAAAAACTGAAGACAACATCGCCCAACCATGCAACGTCTCACAGCCAAAAAACGACAACGACGACATCACACAAACAAGCAACATCCCAAAGCCAAAAAATGAAGACAACATCACTAAATCAAGCCACATTGAAGGCAATGTGAGCAACAAGAATCATTGTAAGATTGCTGAAAAGGTGACTTTCGACGGTAAAGGTATTATAACAGAGGATTGGAATCTGACAGAGGAGAGCGGTATGGTGTTACAAAGCGTGGTAAAAAATCTGAAGGAGAACAAGGGGATTCTTATAACAGCCGTCTTGGCATTCTCACTGGGAGTGCTGGTGTCTCGTAAATTTtcgaaataa
- the LOC108221206 gene encoding uncharacterized protein LOC108221206: MKGVNVSGLLTLSIPLFAILTRYYSSKHKQKQLSEEEQEENEVKASSSWAELDRNLLGEIVSRLCVADQARFGAVNTHWLAAARSMTTKSSSSSSLPWHGCKYPGSSEFRLYNPLSSPSHLASQHLIDWSQLGIPSSTDVYLHLVKHNWVFLSVTKPRLFFWTRTYAFLFSPFTKRIITLPTFDYPNGFHFVSTFSTRPDSPDCVFCCVDADRDDKIAVLTYRNGDKQWTARQFNMHPDFKPWNSLPHILDGILYILSPYGQVASYNILNGEFIFDRLLHDEFVVHNSAKRIVHSFVLNGELLIIGFNPDVRKDATLPGQQFVRRYHRSLKVWLPVRTLGDYALFFNPKFIDVSLVNTKDIRTCNGLLSNKVYHFFSGGCLVYSLQDGELVQFKCINSTFLGDGENDLPEYKYNYSTPATHLAYWLEAPPVHSSSDN; encoded by the coding sequence ATGAAGGGCGTTAACGTGTCTGGGTTGTTGACACTCTCAATTCCTTTGTTTGCGATTCTTACTCGTTATTACTCCTCAAAACACAAGCAGAAGCAACTctctgaagaagaacaagaagaaaatgAAGTGAAAGCGTCGTCGTCATGGGCTGAACTTGACCGGAATCTATTGGGGGAAATAGTGAGCAGACTCTGTGTTGCTGATCAGGCTCGCTTTGGTGCTGTTAACACCCACTGGTTGGCTGCGGCTCGCTCCATGACTACTaaatcatcatcctcatcatcattacCATGGCATGGTTGTAAATATCCAGGTAGCTCTGAATTCCGACTCTATAACCCTTTATCATCTCCCAGCCATCTAGCTTCACAACACCTTATAGACTGGTCTCAATTAGGTATTCCATCTTCTACTGATGTATATTTGCATCTTGTCAAGCACAATTGGGTTTTTCTTTCTGTTACCAAACCAAGATTGTTTTTCTGGACGCGTACATACGCCTTTCTGTTCTCTCCCTTTACTAAAAGAATCATCACCCTTCCTACTTTTGACTATCCTAATGGTTTCCATTTCGTTTCCACGTTTTCCACCCGACCCGATTCACCAGATTGTGTCTTTTGTTGCGTAGACGCTGACCGAGATGACAAAATTGCTGTTTTAACATATCGCAATGGTGATAAACAATGGACGGCTAGACAATTTAATATGCATCCTGATTTTAAGCCTTGGAATTCCCTTCCTCACATCCTTGATGGAATTCTATACATTCTTTCTCCTTATGGACAAGTAGCCTCCTATAATATCCTTAATGGAGAATTCATCTTTGACCGTTTGCTCCACGACGAGTTTGTTGTTCACAATTCTGCAAAAAGGATAGTCCATTCGTTTGTTTTGAATGGGGAGTTGCTCATAATAGGTTTTAACCCGGATGTCAGAAAGGATGCTACTCTTCCAGGCCAACAATTTGTAAGAAGGTATCATCGCTCACTCAAGGTTTGGCTTCCCGTAAGAACCTTAGGGGATTATGCTTTATTTTTCAACCCAAAGTTTATCGACGTCTCACTAGTTAATACAAAGGATATTAGGACATGTAACGGACTATTATCAAACAAGGTATACCATTTTTTCAGTGGCGGCTGCCTTGTTTACTCCTTACAGGACGGTGAATTAGTTCAGTTTAAGTGTATAAATTCAACCTTTTTGGGGGATGGTGAGAACGATTTACCTGAGTACAAGtacaattattctactccagCTACACATTTAGCTTATTGGTTAGAAGCTCCTCCTGTCCACTCCTCCTCAGACAATTAA
- the LOC108221207 gene encoding pentatricopeptide repeat-containing protein At1g08070, chloroplastic-like, whose amino-acid sequence MGDIDSAKQVFNGVVVKDSVCYNCLISGYSKAGDVEKARLIFDEMEHKTVVSWNSMLSCYAHNGDYSEVFRIFERMQIERCRANEYTVVMLLSVRAKLGDLDMGCRVKNFIDENKLCTNIRVSTALLEMFAKCGDVDEARRVFNQMVGRDVVAWSAMNAGYAQNGRSSEALELFELMKGQQVKPNDATIVSVLSACAQLGSVEAGESIGSFVESRCLDLDLRVASALLGMYSKCGNIDKARKVFEKMPQKDVVTWNIMIMGLAINGFAEDAIAHYEKMKDIVVKPDEITFLGLLTACVHAGLLELGLHFFEMMRG is encoded by the coding sequence ATGGGTGATATTGATTCTGCTAAGCAAGTTTTTAATGGGGTGGTTGTTAAAGATTCTGTTTGTTATAATTGTTTGATTTCTGGATATTCGAAGGCTGGTGATGTTGAAAAGGCAAGATTGATTTTCGATGAGATGGAACATAAGACTGTTGTTTCTTGGAATTCTATGCTTTCGTGTTACGCTCACAATGGGGATTATTCTGAGGTGTTTAGGATTTTTGAGAGGATGCAGATTGAGAGATGTCGTGCTAACGAATATACTGTGGTTATGCTACTTTCTGTACGTGCTAAACTTGGAGATTTGGATATGGGGTGTAGGGTTAAGAATTTTATTGATGAGAACAAGTTGTGTACTAATATTAGAGTTTCTACTGCATTATTGGAAATGTTTGCAAAATGTGGTGATGTTGATGAGGCACGGCGAGTGTTTAATCAGATGGTTGGGAGGGATGTAGTTGCATGGAGTGCAATGAATGCTGGTTATGCTCAGAATGGGAGATCAAGTGAGGCACTAGAGCTCTTTGAACTAATGAAGGGTCAACAGGTTAAGCCTAATGATGCTACCATTGTCAGTGTTTTATCTGCTTGTGCGCAACTAGGTTCTGTGGAAGCTGGCGAGAGCATAGGAAGTTTTGTGGAGAGTCGGTGTTTGGATTTGGATCTTCGTGTGGCATCAGCCCTTTTGGGTATGTACTCAAAATGTGGCAACATTGATAAAGCTCGGAAGGTCTTTGAGAAGATGCCACAAAAAGATGTTGTTACGTGGAATATAATGATTATGGGGCTTGCAATAAATGGCTTTGCAGAGGATGCCATTGCTCACTATgagaaaatgaaagatattgTGGTTAAACCAGATGAAATTACATTTTTGGGATTACTAACAGCTTGTGTACATGCAGGGCTTCTTGAGTTGGGCCTTCACTTCTTCGAAATGATGAGGGGGTAA
- the LOC108219783 gene encoding homeobox-leucine zipper protein HAT5 isoform X1: MEGRGLLYSAAAGSSLNANALLHNQLPFSFLDSRSMVSFKDISGRMHSERSFFRSFGQDGNEDEDFDEYFHQPEKKRRLKADQIEFLEKSFEADNKLEPERKVKLAKDIGLQPRQVAIWFQNRRARWKNKSLERDYEVLQDSYNSLKAQYENLVKEKDKLKDQVLDLTDKLKEKEKECLDVVNTQTLSESPQQERVGIEVSKGEVSIESISTYKQEDNLSVKSDLVNSDSSNYTDGVRSSLLEPGDSSNFFDMDQSDRSQDEEDNLRRLLLPPLAYMFPMIGDISSPDLPASTCSSGLPIEEEPYDFWAY; this comes from the exons ATGGAGGGTCGGGGTTTATTGTACTCTGCTGCTGCTGGATCAAGCTTAAATGCTAATGCTTTGCTCCATAATCAGTTGcccttttcttttcttg ATTCCAGATCtatggttagttttaaggatATAAGTGGAAGAATGCATTCGGAGAGATCGTTCTTTCGGTCATTTGGTCAGGATGGTAATGAGGATGAAGACTTTGATGAATACTTTCACCAACCTGAGAAGAAGAGGCGGCTTAAAGCTGACCAAATCGAATTTCTAGAGAAAAGTTTCGAGGCTGACAACAAGCTTGAACCAGAACGAAAGGTCAAACTTGCAAAAGACATTGGTTTGCAGCCTCGGCAGGTCGCAATATGGTTTCAGAACCGCCGAGCTCGCTGGAAGAATAAATCACTAGAAAGAGATTATGAAGTACTGCAGGATAGCTACAACAGTCTTAAAGCACAATATGAAAACCTCGTCAAGGAGAAGGATAAGTTAAAAGATCAG GTTCTTGACCTAACAGACAAGctcaaagaaaaagagaaagaatgTTTAGACGTTGTAAATACCCAAACATTGTCCGAATCCCCACAACAAGAACGCGTTGGAATTGAGGTTTCCAAGGGTGAAGTATCAATTGAATCAATTTCAACCTACAAACAAGAGGACAATCTCTCGGTCAAAAGTGACCTAGTCAATTCGGACAGCTCAAATTACACTGATGGAGTTCGTTCCTCTCTTTTAGAGCCAGGCGATTCCTCAAACTTTTTTGATATGGACCAGTCAGATAGGTCTCAAGATGAAGAAGACAACTTAAGAAGGCTTCTGTTGCCTCCGCTAGCTTACATGTTTCCTATGATCGGAGACATTAGTTCCCCGGACCTACCTGCCAGTACTTGTTCCTCTGGCTTACCAATTGAAGAAGAACCTTATGATTTCTGGGCTTACTAA
- the LOC108222297 gene encoding WRKY transcription factor 72A, producing the protein METTLRRSGDGEEGDHIEAKRSLQQSNDTDEENSKNEVMLLKDDDQLESVKAEMCKVRQENERLKACLDSMTVDYQTLKTKFQNIAHEQVLDQAPKNKFTDPENEPEFVFLSLGRSSPGQAKGDDPYKEKNTSPKKMETTASPVINLQDKEEGSVKLGLNCKFDQEPACLKPDRSMEYNSPREVVVKETWSPETSLKTMRSSGDDDEVSVPQNPAKKARVSVRVRCEAPTMNDGCQWRKYGQKIAKGNPCPRAYYRCTVAPSCPVRKQVQRCSQDMSILISTYEGTHSHPLPLSATAMASTTSAAAVMLLSGSSSSTSEPGPSPSATAFAAQQLHGFNFYLSKPNSSFYSLNSSNISSPSCPPITLDLANNPSPSLFNRLSPANYTPKYHNSSTSNLNFSTTTFESNTAPISWSYGNSSHQSPYNQAMSSFNFGSRQPQEKMYHSVMQNKNGTNVAPTQQNFQPHSIEAATKAITSDPSFQSALAVAITSIMNTNNNASPKVKLEQPSTLDKNSGFGMQYANSQQSNLMLSSTPLPMSSSRSNSSTSPGDSK; encoded by the exons ATGGAGACTACTTTAAGAAGATCGGGCGATGGTGAAGAAGGTGATCATATTGAAGCTAAAAGGAGCCTGCAGCAGTCCAATGATACTGATGAAGAGAATTCCAAGAATGAAGTTATGCTACTTAAG GATGATGATCAATTGGAATCAGTGAAAGCTGAAATGTGTAAGGTGAGACAAGAGAATGAGAGGCTTAAAGCGTGCTTAGATAGTATGACCGTGGACTATCAAACCCTCAAAACCAAATTTCAGAACATTGCTCATGAGCAAGTGCTTGATCAGGCTCCAAAGAATAAATTTACGGATCCAGAGAACGAACCCGAATTTGTGTTTCTCAGCCTTGGAAGGTCGTCTCCAGGTCAGGCAAAGGGAGATGATCCCTACAAGGAGAAAAATACAAGTCCTAAGAAAATGGAAACGACTGCATCTCCGGTTATCAATTTACAGGATAAAGAAGAGGGCTCAGTAAAGCTTGGACTAAACTGCAAATTTGATCAAGAGCCAGCTTGTTTGAAGCCTGATCGAAGCATGGAGTATAATAGCCCAAGAGAAGTCGTAGTTAAAGAGACATGGTCACCTGAAACAAGCCTCAAAACAATGAGATCAAGTGGTGACGACGATGAAGTTTCAGTGCCGCAGAACCCTGCAAAGAAAGCCAGGGTTTCTGTCAGGGTTAGATGTGAAGCCCCCACG ATGAATGATGGGTGCCAGTGGAGAAAATACGGGCAGAAAATCGCCAAAGGAAATCCTTGTCCTCGTGCATATTATCGTTGTACTGTTGCACCATCTTGTCCGGTCAGAAAACAG GTGCAAAGATGTTCACAAGACATGTCCATCTTGATTTCCACATATGAAGGAACACACAGCCATCCACTTCCTTTATCAGCCACCGCCATGGCGTCCACCACTTCAGCAGCAGCCGTCATGCTCTTATCCGGCTCATCCTCATCCACCTCTGAACCAGGACCTAGCCCTTCAGCAACTGCTTTTGCAGCTCAACAACTCCATGGATTCAACTTCTATCTCTCCAAACCAAATTCTTCGTTTTACTCTCTCAACTCTTCCAACATCTCTTCCCCTTCATGTCCACCCATCACTCTGGATCTCGCTAATAACCCCTCTCCTTCCCTTTTCAACCGTCTTTCTCCTGCAAATTACACACCAAAATATCACAACTCCTCTACTAGTAATCTCAATTTTAGTACTACTACTTTCGAATCTAACACTGCACCAATTTCTTGGAGCTATGGAAATAGTAGCCATCAATCTCCGTATAATCAAGCTATGAGTTCATTTAACTTTGGCAGCAGGCAGCCACAAGAGAAAATGTACCATTCTGTCATGCAAAACAAAAATGGCACAAATGTTGCTCCAActcaacaaaattttcaacccCATTCTATTGAAGCTGCAACAAAAGCAATCACATCGGACCCGAGTTTTCAATCTGCATTAGCCGTTGCTATAACCTCAATTATGAACACAAACAATAATGCTTCTCCAAAAGTGAAGTTAGAACAACCATCTACATTAGATAAAAATTCTGGCTTTGGCATGCAGTACGCGAACTCGCAACAATCAAACTTGATGCTATCATCAACTCCATTGCCAATGTCTAGCTCCAGGAGCAACTCTTCTACATCACCTGGAGATAGTAAGTAG